From the genome of Nitrospira lenta, one region includes:
- a CDS encoding FecR family protein codes for MISSAEEARLRQEAVAWVIRLQGQGLLPDERRAFDDWHAQSPAHAQMFHRVSALWDDPDLRAAAVHTAETASSKLSGFRLFAIRRAVFSATALAASVILLIMAALYFDVATRWQADYRTAVGERRTIELPDHSLMTLNTQSAVAVAFDGTARHIRLLKGEALFHVQHDADRPFVVATAQSATRAVGTAFVVRAEAGRDQVTVLEGIVEVGAGAGPHARVSAGLQIETEAGRVGRPYAVDVSTASAWVRGRLVVDDVPLAQVLNEVRRYYPGTITLWNPRAGEIHVTGTYDMDNPSSVLALLVKTVPVHMLSVSDRLAILF; via the coding sequence ATGATTTCATCCGCTGAAGAAGCCCGGTTGCGTCAGGAAGCCGTGGCCTGGGTCATCCGCTTGCAGGGCCAAGGCCTCTTGCCGGACGAGCGCCGGGCGTTCGATGACTGGCATGCCCAAAGTCCCGCGCATGCGCAGATGTTTCACCGGGTTTCCGCCCTGTGGGACGATCCGGACTTGCGCGCAGCGGCAGTGCATACCGCGGAGACAGCTTCGTCAAAGCTGTCCGGTTTCCGACTCTTCGCTATTCGTCGAGCGGTGTTCTCCGCCACGGCGCTCGCGGCGTCCGTGATCCTCCTCATCATGGCGGCGCTGTATTTTGATGTGGCGACTCGGTGGCAAGCCGACTATCGGACGGCGGTCGGAGAGCGCCGGACGATTGAGCTGCCCGATCATTCGCTCATGACGCTCAACACGCAATCGGCGGTGGCGGTAGCCTTCGATGGAACGGCGCGGCATATTCGTTTGCTGAAAGGAGAGGCGCTGTTTCACGTTCAGCACGATGCCGATCGGCCGTTCGTCGTTGCGACGGCTCAATCCGCCACCCGCGCCGTCGGCACGGCGTTTGTGGTCCGTGCAGAGGCCGGGCGTGACCAGGTGACGGTGTTGGAAGGCATTGTCGAAGTCGGCGCCGGTGCGGGTCCGCACGCGCGGGTGAGCGCCGGGTTGCAGATTGAAACGGAGGCCGGCCGGGTGGGCCGTCCCTACGCTGTCGATGTCTCGACGGCATCGGCGTGGGTTCGTGGACGACTGGTCGTTGATGACGTGCCGCTGGCGCAGGTCCTCAACGAAGTCCGGCGGTACTATCCCGGCACGATCACGCTGTGGAATCCACGCGCCGGGGAAATCCATGTGACCGGCACGTACGATATGGACAATCCTTCGAGCGTGCTGGCGCTTCTCGTCAAGACAGTTCCGGTCCACATGCTCAGTGTTTCCGATCGTCTCGCGATTCTTTTCTAA
- a CDS encoding RNA polymerase sigma factor, producing the protein MTLTYSQIAEFFHQYRDELMRRLVSMVRCRDTAADLVQETYLRLLRLDDGRGVEQPRALLHRIASNLAIDHLRKEKIRPNSYESLEEALEVPSHAPSPERVLVGKRRFRTFLQSIESLPPRTREAFLLCRVYGYSYREIASRMDISESGVEKLLMRALDHCCEVLGPLDADE; encoded by the coding sequence ATGACGCTGACCTATTCACAGATCGCAGAGTTCTTCCATCAGTATCGCGACGAGCTCATGCGCCGTCTGGTGAGCATGGTACGCTGCCGGGACACCGCCGCCGATCTTGTGCAAGAAACCTATCTACGACTGCTTCGGCTGGACGACGGTCGGGGGGTCGAGCAGCCACGCGCGCTGTTGCATCGGATTGCCAGCAACCTGGCCATCGATCATTTGCGCAAGGAAAAGATCAGGCCCAACAGTTATGAGTCGTTGGAAGAGGCGCTGGAGGTGCCGTCTCATGCTCCCTCGCCGGAACGTGTCCTGGTCGGGAAACGGCGGTTCCGCACCTTCCTGCAGTCGATCGAATCCCTGCCGCCTCGAACCCGTGAAGCCTTTCTGCTGTGCCGTGTATACGGATATTCGTATCGCGAAATTGCCTCGCGCATGGACATTTCTGAGAGCGGGGTTGAGAAGCTGCTGATGCGCGCGCTCGATCACTGTTGTGAGGTGCTCGGTCCTCTCGACGCAGATGAGTGA
- a CDS encoding TonB-dependent siderophore receptor encodes MMSWREIGVRVRLIVGVALIAMGLALPAVAQSDQVSLNIPPQELASALAALAEQANVQVLYASELAGSRLTKGVVGTMSPEEGVRQVLEGTGLEYVFTDTRTVTLQKAPAPAALAAQAEAPGVSISPVKQKPVKVPEIVVKEVRERDDAKTYVAEESSVATRTDTPIKDVPQSIQVITRKVIEEQRTFRLQNSLESVSGINAADSSASLYENLIIRGFAATDRSYFRNGLIDPFAQFTASDTYNIRRIEVLKGPAAVLYGQGDPGGVINLVTTKPLADAAYSANTTIGNFNFYRSELDATGPLNASKTVLYRLNVAGQRANSFIDFANRDLAAIAPSVTWLLGTRTTLTVDADYMRRWSNDPYGLPAQGTVWGNINGNIPRNRSVTLGDHGSLNRTSYRIGYDLTHQFNDQWSIRNVYRHSIVEDDRNTLFVTPDSLDADQRTLNRTQLLQPAVARRHAHSMVTNVVGHLRMFDMDHTLLTGVEFRQEKTDQFVFTGDLAPTLDLFAPNYSLLPVPAVGGVFQGQFQGDNKTAAFYLQDQITILPSLKFMGGLRFDYVHQSTQSAFESHSSDNHAVSPRLGLVYQPIEPLSLYTSWTKGFQPSSPATRNGNGTGDLFKPERSTQYEIGMKTFLMDNRLSATLAWFHLTRENLVTPNPDPALSALGFSVQTGEQRSQGIELDVTAQMTPGWNVIAGYAYTDAEVTKDTDTALLNRRLPNVPYNKFTIWSTYHFQEGPLKGFGVGGGLFAYSSRTASLSGNPIDMPAYVRADAALYYNHALEQGNWLGAKGFNVALNIKNLLDQRYVATSYNGSQFFFYGEPLTVLGTVGLRF; translated from the coding sequence ATGATGAGCTGGCGGGAAATCGGAGTCCGTGTGAGATTGATCGTGGGGGTGGCCCTGATCGCGATGGGATTGGCGTTGCCGGCCGTTGCGCAAAGCGACCAGGTGTCGCTGAATATTCCTCCGCAGGAGCTTGCGAGCGCATTGGCGGCATTGGCTGAACAGGCGAATGTGCAAGTGCTCTACGCTTCGGAGCTTGCGGGAAGCCGTCTGACAAAAGGAGTGGTCGGTACGATGTCGCCGGAGGAAGGCGTGCGGCAAGTGCTGGAGGGGACGGGGCTGGAGTACGTCTTTACGGATACTAGGACCGTCACGCTTCAGAAGGCGCCGGCCCCGGCGGCGCTTGCGGCCCAAGCGGAGGCTCCCGGGGTATCGATATCTCCCGTGAAACAGAAGCCGGTGAAAGTGCCGGAGATTGTGGTCAAAGAAGTTCGTGAGCGTGATGACGCCAAGACGTATGTGGCGGAAGAGTCCAGTGTCGCGACGCGAACCGACACGCCGATCAAGGACGTGCCGCAGTCGATTCAGGTCATCACCCGCAAGGTCATTGAAGAGCAACGCACGTTCCGGTTGCAAAATTCGCTGGAGAGCGTATCCGGGATCAATGCCGCAGACTCCAGTGCGTCACTGTACGAGAACCTTATCATCCGGGGATTCGCCGCCACCGACCGCAGCTATTTCCGCAACGGATTGATCGATCCGTTTGCGCAATTCACCGCGTCGGACACCTACAATATCCGGCGGATTGAAGTGCTGAAGGGGCCTGCCGCGGTGCTGTACGGACAGGGCGATCCTGGCGGCGTCATCAATCTGGTGACCACCAAGCCGTTGGCGGACGCGGCCTATTCCGCCAATACCACGATCGGCAATTTCAATTTCTACCGGTCAGAACTTGACGCCACCGGTCCGCTCAATGCCAGCAAGACCGTGCTCTATCGCCTCAATGTGGCCGGTCAACGAGCCAACAGTTTCATCGATTTTGCCAACCGCGATTTGGCGGCGATCGCGCCGAGCGTCACGTGGTTGTTGGGGACACGGACGACGCTGACGGTCGACGCCGATTACATGCGGCGATGGAGCAACGATCCGTACGGGCTCCCGGCGCAAGGCACCGTGTGGGGGAATATCAACGGCAACATTCCGCGCAATCGATCCGTCACGCTGGGCGATCATGGGTCGCTCAATCGTACGTCGTACCGTATCGGGTACGATCTGACGCATCAATTCAACGACCAATGGTCAATCCGCAATGTCTACAGGCATTCGATTGTGGAAGACGACCGCAACACTCTGTTTGTAACTCCCGACTCGCTGGATGCCGATCAACGAACGTTGAATCGAACCCAGTTGCTGCAGCCGGCGGTGGCGCGCCGGCATGCCCACTCGATGGTGACGAATGTGGTGGGGCATCTGCGCATGTTTGACATGGACCATACCCTGCTGACGGGTGTTGAGTTTCGGCAGGAAAAAACCGATCAGTTCGTGTTCACCGGAGATCTGGCGCCGACGCTCGACCTGTTTGCGCCGAATTATTCCCTGCTGCCTGTGCCGGCTGTCGGTGGAGTATTTCAAGGCCAGTTTCAGGGTGACAACAAGACGGCGGCGTTCTATCTGCAGGACCAGATCACGATCCTGCCGAGCCTTAAATTCATGGGCGGTTTGCGGTTTGACTATGTGCACCAGTCCACACAATCCGCCTTCGAAAGTCATTCATCGGACAACCATGCGGTCAGTCCCCGGTTGGGGCTCGTCTATCAGCCGATCGAGCCGCTCTCTCTCTATACGTCGTGGACGAAGGGGTTTCAGCCAAGTTCTCCGGCGACCCGTAACGGCAACGGTACCGGCGATTTATTCAAGCCGGAGCGATCGACCCAATATGAAATCGGCATGAAGACGTTTCTCATGGATAATCGTCTCTCGGCCACACTCGCCTGGTTTCACCTGACCAGGGAGAATCTGGTCACGCCCAATCCGGACCCCGCGCTCAGCGCATTGGGATTCTCGGTGCAGACAGGGGAGCAGCGCAGCCAGGGCATTGAATTGGATGTGACGGCACAGATGACGCCAGGCTGGAACGTCATCGCCGGCTATGCCTACACCGATGCCGAAGTGACGAAGGATACCGATACGGCATTGCTCAATAGGCGCCTGCCCAACGTGCCGTACAATAAATTCACGATCTGGTCCACCTATCATTTTCAAGAGGGCCCTCTGAAGGGATTCGGGGTCGGCGGAGGACTGTTTGCGTACAGCAGCCGGACGGCGTCGCTATCCGGAAATCCGATTGATATGCCCGCCTATGTCAGAGCTGATGCGGCGCTGTATTACAATCATGCGCTCGAACAGGGCAATTGGCTGGGAGCCAAAGGCTTTAATGTGGCGCTGAATATCAAAAATCTGCTGGATCAGCGGTACGTGGCCACCTCCTACAACGGTTCGCAGTTCTTCTTCTACGGAGAGCCGTTAACCGTGTTGGGTACGGTGGGGCTGCGGTTCTAA
- a CDS encoding TonB-dependent siderophore receptor: MACFGQMVSPVQAQEGAAPVQQAPAITFNIGAQPLGAALNAFAEATGWQVSFPTELAADAKSSGVSGSHTPEAALQALLEGTGLTYRSTSANAVTLVPGLSAVPSVSSVPLLAQPAASELPSEPAMVPKSKPVKVPEIVVKDVKERDERSYTADESSSATRIPAPIQDIPRSIQVVTRQVMEDQKVIRMSDALRNVSGTSMPNTQGGRAGDFMIRGFRSDLNVFKNGFRDDSTYGSRAARDIINIESIEVVKSPASFLYGRTDPGGVINQITKAPLKDPYYSAEMIVGSYNLYRPTVDIGGPLNESKTLTYRFNGMYESAESYREGVKTDRLFLTPTFGWEIGPRTTFRFEGEYLYDRSPIDRGTVAVGNRPASIPIGRFLGDPSRRGEINSGKATLTLIHEISDAWKWRSAFRSAASRERYTSLESNVMDDVTGILTLARYETPQTVQSHYWQNELHGLFSTGSVKHKALLGIELGREHQSSTLSGDFGGLGSFIDIYNPGNRLFADGPLSLFGNSAQTNNIMGAYFGDQIDLLENLHVHAGGRFDVLEQKLTTRPHDFNPTTTKTHETDTAFSPSIGVTYQPWKWVAVFANYTESFAPQTTGSRSFDGSVFSPERGKSYEGGLKFQAMEGRVRSTVAVFDIRKKNVLTSDPANGVFFSVATGEQHSRGFEVDVAGQVMPGWDIIANYAYVDARVSEDNKFVVDSRLPNVPLHQGSLWTTYFFQEGVVKGFGAGVGMYAQGKRQGLLQCQDPVGSSCQNGFDMPGFARMDAALYYRKPEFFAKTNLIAAINFTNLLDQRYFTGAQNFREIVYTGAPFTVIGSVKLEFN, translated from the coding sequence ATGGCTTGTTTCGGACAAATGGTTTCTCCCGTTCAGGCGCAGGAGGGAGCCGCGCCGGTACAGCAGGCGCCCGCGATCACTTTCAATATCGGTGCTCAACCGCTGGGGGCGGCGCTGAACGCCTTCGCTGAGGCGACTGGGTGGCAGGTCAGCTTTCCGACGGAACTCGCCGCCGATGCGAAATCCTCCGGTGTCAGCGGCAGCCATACGCCGGAAGCGGCCTTGCAGGCGTTGTTAGAGGGGACGGGATTGACCTACCGGAGCACGAGCGCCAATGCCGTGACGCTGGTTCCTGGCCTGTCCGCAGTCCCCTCGGTATCTTCAGTTCCGCTCCTCGCTCAGCCCGCGGCGTCTGAGCTGCCCAGCGAGCCGGCCATGGTTCCGAAGAGCAAACCGGTGAAAGTTCCGGAGATTGTTGTGAAAGACGTGAAGGAGCGGGATGAACGCAGTTACACAGCGGATGAGTCGTCGAGCGCTACCAGGATTCCTGCGCCGATTCAGGATATTCCGCGTTCGATTCAAGTTGTCACGCGCCAGGTCATGGAAGATCAAAAAGTGATCCGTATGAGCGATGCGCTGCGCAACGTGAGCGGCACGTCTATGCCGAATACGCAAGGCGGCAGAGCCGGCGATTTTATGATTCGCGGTTTTCGTTCGGACTTGAATGTCTTCAAGAACGGGTTCAGGGATGACAGCACCTACGGCTCACGGGCGGCTCGCGATATTATTAATATCGAAAGTATCGAGGTCGTCAAGAGTCCCGCGTCGTTTCTCTACGGACGGACCGATCCCGGGGGTGTGATCAATCAGATTACCAAGGCCCCTTTGAAAGACCCGTATTATTCGGCTGAGATGATCGTCGGCAGTTACAATCTCTATCGGCCGACGGTGGATATCGGCGGACCGCTGAATGAAAGCAAGACCCTGACCTACCGGTTCAACGGAATGTATGAATCGGCGGAAAGTTACCGTGAGGGAGTCAAGACGGACCGGCTTTTCCTCACTCCGACATTCGGGTGGGAGATCGGACCGCGGACGACGTTCCGTTTTGAGGGGGAATATCTCTACGACCGGTCGCCTATCGATCGCGGCACCGTCGCGGTCGGCAATCGGCCTGCGTCGATTCCGATCGGCCGCTTTCTCGGCGATCCCAGCCGGCGTGGAGAAATCAATTCCGGCAAGGCGACGCTGACACTGATTCACGAGATCAGCGATGCGTGGAAGTGGCGTAGCGCATTTCGATCAGCGGCGTCACGCGAGCGGTACACCAGCCTTGAGTCCAACGTGATGGACGATGTGACCGGCATTCTCACTCTGGCGCGGTACGAGACTCCGCAAACGGTGCAGAGCCATTACTGGCAAAATGAATTGCACGGGCTGTTCTCGACCGGGTCGGTAAAGCATAAGGCGTTGTTGGGTATCGAGCTGGGCCGTGAGCATCAATCGTCAACGCTTTCCGGAGATTTCGGCGGGTTGGGCAGCTTTATCGATATTTATAATCCGGGCAATCGGTTGTTCGCTGACGGGCCGCTGTCCTTGTTCGGAAATTCTGCGCAGACGAATAATATTATGGGCGCCTATTTCGGTGATCAGATCGATCTGCTGGAGAACCTGCATGTGCATGCCGGAGGCCGGTTCGATGTCTTGGAGCAAAAACTCACCACCCGTCCACACGATTTCAACCCAACGACGACGAAGACCCACGAAACCGATACCGCGTTCAGTCCGTCCATCGGAGTGACCTATCAGCCGTGGAAATGGGTGGCTGTCTTTGCCAACTACACAGAATCGTTTGCCCCGCAAACGACCGGCTCTCGGAGTTTCGACGGGAGTGTGTTCAGTCCGGAGCGAGGGAAATCGTACGAAGGAGGGCTCAAATTCCAGGCGATGGAAGGAAGGGTGCGTTCGACAGTGGCCGTATTTGACATCAGAAAGAAAAACGTGTTGACCTCCGATCCTGCGAACGGAGTGTTCTTCTCTGTGGCCACGGGAGAGCAACATAGCCGGGGATTCGAGGTCGATGTCGCGGGTCAGGTGATGCCAGGCTGGGACATTATCGCCAACTACGCGTATGTCGATGCCCGGGTCAGTGAAGACAATAAGTTTGTCGTGGATAGCCGGCTCCCCAACGTACCGCTGCATCAGGGCAGTCTGTGGACGACGTATTTCTTCCAGGAAGGCGTGGTCAAAGGATTTGGAGCGGGAGTCGGTATGTACGCACAAGGGAAACGGCAGGGACTGCTCCAGTGTCAGGATCCTGTGGGGTCATCCTGTCAAAACGGGTTTGATATGCCGGGATTCGCCAGAATGGATGCGGCGCTGTATTACCGGAAGCCGGAGTTCTTTGCGAAAACGAATCTCATCGCGGCGATCAATTTTACCAATCTCCTCGATCAGCGGTATTTCACCGGAGCGCAGAACTTCAGAGAGATCGTGTACACCGGAGCCCCGTTCACGGTGATCGGCTCCGTCAAGCTGGAGTTCAACTAA
- a CDS encoding ZIP family metal transporter: protein MLNLIALGLVAGVIPVYLGIGAALLLGKVLPRSWESFLIGIATGVLTYLFFDLMHEAVELTGARDGLSWVVFLGSLGISLIGLVALESSQLFGNGPGSRVLPLPYMIAIGMGFHNLGEGLAIGASYASGAWVLSALLVAGFGLHNGTEGFGIISAAGKTPVRGKDVLWLGFLAGAPTCLGTVLSGQGLSSYFSIGFYSLAAGSLLYVVLSLTAMAYTATRRMQMASGIFCGIALMYLTAMVLTLVSGIRT, encoded by the coding sequence ATGCTAAATCTCATTGCATTAGGACTCGTGGCCGGCGTCATTCCGGTGTATCTCGGGATCGGTGCGGCGCTGTTACTGGGAAAAGTGCTGCCGCGCTCTTGGGAGAGCTTTCTGATCGGGATCGCGACGGGAGTGCTGACGTATCTCTTTTTTGATCTGATGCATGAAGCCGTTGAATTGACGGGCGCGCGTGACGGGCTGTCGTGGGTCGTGTTTCTGGGCAGTCTCGGCATCAGCTTGATCGGCCTAGTGGCGTTGGAGTCGAGCCAGCTGTTCGGGAACGGGCCTGGAAGCCGGGTGTTGCCGCTGCCGTATATGATTGCTATCGGAATGGGATTCCACAATCTCGGTGAAGGGCTGGCGATCGGCGCCAGCTACGCAAGCGGGGCGTGGGTGCTCAGCGCGTTGCTGGTGGCCGGGTTCGGGCTGCACAACGGCACCGAAGGGTTCGGCATTATCAGTGCGGCGGGAAAGACGCCTGTGCGTGGGAAAGACGTGCTGTGGCTCGGGTTTCTGGCCGGCGCGCCGACCTGCCTGGGAACCGTGCTGAGCGGACAAGGGCTCTCTTCTTATTTTTCAATCGGCTTCTACAGCCTCGCGGCAGGCTCTCTGCTGTACGTGGTGCTTTCTCTCACCGCCATGGCCTATACCGCCACGCGCCGCATGCAGATGGCGTCAGGTATTTTCTGCGGCATCGCTCTCATGTACCTGACGGCCATGGTGTTGACCTTGGTCAGCGGGATTCGAACCTAA
- a CDS encoding redoxin domain-containing protein, with amino-acid sequence MKRNGMQALGFQGPALVGGHLTYLHGACYANKVVALCFLPYPGHVASGLIDDQARRFADLGASLLIVASGARPLHRLWIEPGDRPLTPVLADPCGRLHRFFGVAVTAPAQRCHTFVIDRTGVLRLRVSHDFIAHDLTVLQELIGVSQRVATPDSAEDVDGWAARASCLLA; translated from the coding sequence ATGAAACGAAATGGGATGCAGGCATTGGGTTTTCAAGGACCGGCGCTGGTTGGCGGACACCTCACCTATTTGCATGGCGCGTGCTACGCAAACAAGGTCGTCGCGTTGTGTTTCCTTCCTTATCCCGGACATGTGGCGTCCGGGTTAATCGACGACCAGGCCCGACGATTTGCTGACCTTGGCGCATCCCTCCTCATTGTCGCGTCCGGCGCCCGGCCGCTGCATCGCTTGTGGATTGAGCCAGGGGACCGACCGCTCACGCCGGTCTTGGCGGACCCCTGCGGACGGCTGCATCGATTCTTCGGCGTCGCCGTGACGGCGCCGGCTCAGCGGTGCCACACCTTTGTCATCGATCGCACCGGTGTCCTGCGCCTGCGGGTCAGTCATGACTTTATCGCGCATGACCTGACGGTTCTGCAGGAGCTCATCGGGGTATCGCAACGGGTGGCGACCCCCGACAGCGCCGAGGATGTCGATGGATGGGCTGCCAGGGCCTCGTGCCTCCTGGCGTAG
- a CDS encoding PepSY-associated TM helix domain-containing protein, protein MTIAPHMPAGVTLKRWYAVHKWTSLVCTLFLLLLCVTGLPLIFGEEIGLWSGASVEPPALAGDLPRVDLDRLVADARMRRPQDAVLFLSQDDDAPVWFLSMGHTPDADEDSAVYVYDGRTGALLLEPPLRQGFMHVMFALHVELFAGLPGTLFLGGMGCLFVLSVLSGVVVYGPFMRKLPFGTVRHEGSRRLTWLDLHNLLGIATVVWALVVGGTGVINTLARPLFAYWQQTELAEMTAPWQGKPRMTAFSSLNRAVAAAESTDAGKEIAFVAFPGTPFAGPHHYAIFMRGKTPLTARLIEPVLIDAETGEVAAVRAMPWYITALSVSQPLHFGDYGGLPLKSVWAVLDVITIVVLCSGLYLWWKKRNMSADQFAVTTEGQISSSGVPSIVAGVR, encoded by the coding sequence GTGACGATCGCGCCGCACATGCCGGCGGGCGTGACTCTGAAGCGGTGGTATGCCGTCCACAAGTGGACTAGCCTTGTCTGCACGCTATTTCTGCTGCTGCTCTGCGTAACCGGTCTGCCGTTGATCTTTGGAGAGGAGATCGGACTGTGGAGCGGGGCGAGTGTCGAGCCGCCGGCGCTGGCGGGTGACCTTCCACGTGTCGACCTCGATAGGCTGGTGGCGGATGCCCGGATGCGCCGGCCTCAGGACGCCGTGCTGTTTTTATCTCAGGATGACGATGCGCCAGTCTGGTTTCTGTCGATGGGGCACACCCCGGATGCCGACGAGGATTCTGCCGTCTACGTCTATGACGGCCGGACCGGCGCCTTACTGCTGGAGCCTCCGTTGCGCCAAGGGTTCATGCATGTGATGTTTGCGCTGCACGTCGAGCTGTTTGCCGGCTTGCCGGGCACGTTGTTTCTCGGCGGTATGGGCTGTCTGTTCGTCCTTTCCGTGCTGTCCGGCGTCGTCGTCTATGGACCCTTCATGCGAAAATTGCCGTTCGGCACCGTCCGCCATGAGGGCAGCCGTCGTCTGACCTGGCTCGATCTCCATAATCTCCTGGGTATCGCCACAGTGGTCTGGGCGCTCGTCGTCGGCGGAACTGGCGTGATCAATACGCTGGCCCGGCCGCTGTTCGCCTATTGGCAACAGACGGAATTGGCGGAGATGACGGCGCCTTGGCAGGGCAAACCGCGGATGACGGCCTTTAGCTCTCTCAATCGGGCTGTGGCGGCGGCGGAATCGACGGATGCAGGGAAAGAGATCGCCTTTGTGGCTTTTCCCGGTACCCCGTTTGCCGGTCCCCATCACTATGCGATATTTATGCGCGGCAAGACGCCATTGACGGCGCGGTTGATCGAGCCGGTTCTGATCGATGCTGAAACCGGAGAGGTTGCCGCGGTGCGGGCCATGCCCTGGTACATCACGGCGTTGTCGGTCTCTCAGCCTCTGCATTTCGGCGACTACGGGGGGCTGCCGCTAAAATCCGTATGGGCAGTGTTGGATGTCATCACGATTGTGGTGCTGTGCAGCGGGCTCTATCTTTGGTGGAAAAAGCGGAACATGTCGGCCGATCAATTCGCCGTCACGACGGAGGGGCAGATCTCTTCGTCGGGAGTTCCGTCGATTGTGGCGGGTGTGAGATGA